Proteins encoded in a region of the Quercus lobata isolate SW786 chromosome 8, ValleyOak3.0 Primary Assembly, whole genome shotgun sequence genome:
- the LOC115956029 gene encoding traB domain-containing protein has translation MTRLTHLANSLNSAESLFFTTKTSTRSLRFRTVQNHTFFTLARFSPPQIPKITISATASYRRKPHSPPPAMDPHAPTGEAAAAAAAAAAEGEDFVHIENPTVDDSLSESIVNVEEPLRENDDDDDEDDVVSTSHDADNSEQRKVLPEELSRSVMALTCESTAEGGVCDVYLVGTAHVSQESCREVEAIISYLKPQVVFLELCSSRVAVLTPQNIKVPTMGEMVDMWKKKHNIFGILYSWFLSKVASKLEVFPGTEFRVAYEEAMKYGARVILGDRPVQITIRRTWAKMPLWHKIKLLYSLLFQAVFLPSPEDLNKMLKEMDDVDVLTLVIQEMSKEFPTLMETLVHERDQYMSSTLLKIASEHNSVVAVVGKGHLQGIKKHWMQPVVVKDLMGIPSPKPAAAVKILKSLGVAVAGVAIVSGIYLAIKK, from the exons atgactCGCTTGACTCACCTGGCCAACTCACTCAACTCGGCCGAGTCACTCTTTTTCACCACCAAGACAAGCACACGTTCCCTCCGATTCCGTACTGTCCAAAACCACACCTTCTTCACCCTCGCACGCTTTTCACCCCCACAAATCCCCAAAATTACCATCTCTGCCACCGCCTCCTACCGCCGCAAACCCCACTCACCTCCTCCGGCGATGGACCCCCACGCGCCCACCGGTGAAGCAGCCGCCGCCGCTGCCGCTGCCGCTGCCGAAGGCGAGGACTTCGTCCACATCGAAAACCCTACCGTCGACGACTCCCTCAGCGAGAGCATCGTCAATGTTGAAGAGCCACTGAGAGAGAACGACGACGACGATGACGAAGACGACGTCGTTTCGACGAGCCACGACGCTGATAACTCTGAGCAGAGGAAAGTTCTTCCGGAGGAACTATCGAGAAGCGTGATGGCTCTCACTTGCGAATCTACTGCCGAGGGTGGCGTCTGCGACGTCTATTTGGTTGGCACAGCTCACGTGTCTCAG GAATCATGCAGAGAAGTGGAAGCTATAATCAGTTATTTGAAACCACAG GTTGTTTTCTTAGAACTATGCTCGAGCCGAGTGGCGGTGCTTACCCCCCAGAATATAAAG GTACCAACTATGGGAGAGATGGTAGACATGTGGAAGAAAAAGCATAACATCTTCGGAATACTTTACAGCTGGTTTCTTTCCAAG GTTGCTAGTAAGCTTGAGGTTTTTCCTGGTACTGAGTTTCGTGTTGCATATGAAGAAGCAATGAAATATGGTGCCAGGGTGATTCTTGGGGACCGTCCAGTGCAg ATTACAATACGGAGGACTTGGGCAAAAATGCCATTGTGGCACAAGATAAAACTACTATACTCCTTACTTTTTCAAGCAGTATTTTTACCAAGCCCTGAGGATCTTAATAAAATG CTGAAGGAAATGGATGATGTTGACGTGCTAACCCTAGTGATTCAAGAGATGAGCAAGGAGTTCCCCACCCTAATGGAAACCCTTGTACATGAGCGAGATCA GTACATGTCATCTACATTACTGAAAATTGCGAGCGAGCATAATTCAGTGGTAGCAGTTGTTGGAAAGGGACATTTGCAAGGAATCAAGAAACATTGGATGCAGCCTGTTGTG GTGAAGGATCTTATGGGAATTCCTTCGCCGAAACCTGCTGCTGCTGTGAAGATTCTCAAATCTCTTGGTGTTGCAGTTGCAGGGGTGGCCATAGTATCGGGCATCTATCTTGCTATTAAGAAATAA